One Rhodothermales bacterium genomic window, TCTCGGACGACTGGTACTCCGTGCCGAGCAGCAGGCTGGCGTTGTGGACGTTGGAGAACGTGCGTTCGTAGAGCGTCGTGGCGCGCAGGAGGATGTCCTGCGCCGTCAGGTCGTTCTGCGTCAGCCGCGGCTCGGGGACGCCTTCGCGCGTGGCGACGAGGTCATCCGGCCCGGCGCAGTCCGCCGAGCAGTTGTACAGCGTCCACGGCTGCTGCCACCGCTTGTAGTTTTCGAACGTCTGGTCGTACGCCACGGTGCCGTCGAAACTCCAGCCCGGAACGGTGGGCACGTTGTATTCCAGGGTCATGTTGCTCTGGAAATAGTACGTCTTCCGGTTGTCGAAGCCGGTCTGGTCGGCGACGACGGGGTTGACGCCGTTTTCCTGCGCCGGCCCGGGCAGGCCGTTGGGCCAGAACGCCGGCTCGTTGGGTTTGCCGCGCTGGAGCAGCTCCCAGTCGGCGCGGTCGATGTCGCGCGTCCAGGCCGGCCGGTCGCGGTTCTCGAGCCGGCCGTGCAGGTTGAAGGCGAGCGTCAGGTTGTCGGTGATATTTCCGTCGAGGTTGCTCCGGAAACCCACCTGGCCGTACCCGACCCCGGTGTTCACCAGGATGCCTTCCTGCGTCGATCCTTCGAGCGAGGCGCGGTAGCGGAAGGTCTCGGTGCCGCCCGTGAGGGAGGTGGTGGCGTTGTAGGCATCCGCATGGCTCTTCATCGCCACGTCGTACCAGTCGGTGTTGAACGTGCTCCACGAGCCATCGACATTGCCGCTATGCGCCTGGATCTGGTCCGCCGAGTACCGCTCGGGGTTGCCGCGCGAGATGTCGATCTCGTTCAGCATCTGCATGTACGTCGCCGCGTCGGCCATTTCGGGGATGACGGCCGGCGAGGCCATCGTCCGTTCCACATTGATCGCAAGCTGCGGCTTGCCGACCGTTCCGCGGCGCGTCCGGACCAGGATGACGCCGTTGGCCGCGCGGGAGCCGTAGATGGCGGCCGACGCGTCCTTCAGCACCGTTACGCTTTCGACATCCGCCGGATTGATGCGGGAAAGGCCGCCCTGGCGCCCCGGAATACCGTCGATGACGATCAGCGGGGAGTTGTCGCCCAGCGTCGAGACGCCGCGGATCAACAGGTTCGCGTCGTCCCGGCCCGGTGAGCCGCTCGGGGTCACGCCGATCAGACCCGTCACGGTGCCCTGGAGGGCCTGCGTGAGGTTCGGCATGGGCATCGCCTCGAGCGCCTGGCCGGAGATCTGGCTGATCGAACCCGTGGTCGTCGCGACGGTCTGCGTGCCGTACGGCACGCTCACGATTACCTCATCCAGCGAGGTGATGCTGCGCTCCAGCGTGATGTTGATCTGGGCGCGGCCTTCGATCGCGACTTCCAGGAACTCGTAACCGACGAACGAAAGCAGCAGTGTGTCATTGGGCGAAGGGGCCGTGAGGTTAAAATCGCCGCTTGAACGGGTCGCCGTACCGATGTTGGTGCCTTTCACGATAATGTTTACACCGGGCAGGCTCGTGCCGTCTTCAGCGTCGGTGACGCGTCCCGAGACCTGATGCTGCGCAAAAACCGGTGACGTTCCCACTCCGAATACGAATAAAAGCGCTACCAGCGCAGCGCAGATTTTGCCGACATCGGGTATCAGCGTTCGCTGGTGGTGCCGCCGGGATGGGAGGTGGAGGCATGGCGTAGGTGTAGCTTTTCGCATGGCAAGCCTGTGTGTTGAACGGGTTTGTCCTTAAGTAAGCGATACAAAACCAACTCATCGGAAGCGCACTCCGGAAGCACAATCCCGGCATGATTGGTGGATGCCGGGCATCTACTGCGCGATCAGCGGAACAAGCCTGATCCCGGAATGGATGGGCCTAATGAGACGGCACGTGGAGGGCCTTTGCGGAACGTGCTTGCAAAGGGAATGGGTTGAGATACGGTAGGGTCGTTTCGTCGTATCTGTGCAAACGTTAAGAACTGAATTAAATAAATGCCAGCTTCCGAGCGAGAAAAACTCGCTGGCGGATGCGCCGCCAGACGCTCCGGGAAAGACCGCCGGCCGCCGGCGTCTCACCGCGCCGGCCGATAGGCAAGCAGGGTCCCCCGATTGCGGCCGAACAGGAGCATTTCACCCACCCGGACGATGCTGCGGACCTCACCCCGGAGCCCCAATCCGGATTCGGGTTGGGGCACGTAATAATACCCGCCCGCGCCGTCGCCCCGGAGGAGGACGCCGTAGCTGGCGTCGTTTTTTCCGAGCCGGATGGGCGCTTCGTTCAGGTTGCCGGCCAGGAGGAGGTCGAGCGCGCCGTCGCCGTCCGCATCCAGCGTCTCGATCGCGAAAACGGGTGCAAACTGGGCCTGGATAGGCAATGCTCGCTGCACGAACCGCCCGGATGCGGTGCCCAGAAAGAGCGACGTCTCCAGGGTGTTGGCTTCGAGCGGCGTCGAGGCAGCCTGCTGTTCGGGCGACAGGATGTCGGCGAGGGTTGCGCCCGCGTACGTCCCGTGATCGGGAAAGCGGGAAGCTAGGGAGGGCGCCTGCGTCCGCAGCTCCTCCAGCGTCGGAAACGGGTACGGGACGCCCTGTACGGGGAAGGTGAGGAGGGGGTCGACGGTGCGGTTGTTGTCGTAATCGCTGAAATACAGCTCCACCGGCGCCTGGAGCTGCGTATTGGTCCCATAGTTTCCCGCGAGGAGGTCGGGGCGCCCGTCGCCGTCCAGATCGGCGATCCGGAGTGCGGTCCACAATCCGGAGCGGGGCGCGTCGAAATAGCGCGCCGTGGCATCGACCAGCCCCCGGTCGGCTCGCTCGAAAACCCGGATGGGCATCCAGGACCCCACCACGACGAGTTCGTCCGTGCCGTCGCCGTCCAGATCGTGCCAGGCGGCGTCGGTGACCATACCGGGCCGCTCCAGCCCGGGGGCGGCGTCCGCGGTGCGGTCGGCGAAGCGGCCGTTGCCGTCATTGACTAGCAGATAGCTGCGCGGGGGCTCCGGGTAGCGGCCGGGCACGACGCGGCCGCCCACGAACAGGTCGAGCGCGCCGTCGCCATTGACGTCGCCGGCCGCCACGGCGCCCGTGCTCGTCCGCATCGCCGGCAGGGCGTCGGGGCGGCGGGTGAGCCGGCCGCGTCCGTCGTTGAGGTAGAGCCGGTCCTGGAGCGTCTCGTCGTCGGGTGCGAGCAGGCCGTAGCCGCCGCTGCCCACGTACAGGTCGAGGTCGCCGTCGCCGTCGGCGTCGAAAAAGAGGGCCGCGGTGTCCTCGGCGTAGCGATCGGCTTCGAAGTCGGGCGTCGGCAGCCGTTCGAAGCGTCCGCCGGCGCGCTGCCGGTGCACCTGCCCGGCCTGCCCGCCGCCGCCGCCCACGAAGAGGTCGGGCAGGCCGTCGCCGTCGACGTCGCCGGCGGCGAGGGGCGGACCGTCGAACGAGGCGGGCTCGACCATCAGGGGCTGCCGGCGGAAGTCGTCGACCGCGCCGGCCATCCGGTGGGTGAAGTCGATGGGCGCGCGCGTCGCCTCGAACAGCGGCGCCGGCGCCTCCGCCGCCTCGGCCGCCTCGGCCTCTTCCTGACGCAGTTCGATCCGCCGGTTACCGGCGACGTTCCGGAGGGTTTGCGACCGGCCGTCGGGCCAGCGGACGCGCAGGGAATCGACCGCCTCCCGGTTGCCCAGCCCGAAGTGGAGGACCTGCGAGACGCTGGAGAGGTACCCGCGCATGGGCATCTGCTCGGCGACCTGCAGGCTGACGCCGGCGTAGAGCGTCACCCGCGCGCCGATGCCGGCGGTGTTGGCGCCGGCTCCATGCAGAACGACCTGGAGATACGCGCCGGGCGCCAGCCGCTCGGCGCGGTTCTCGAAGATGGACGCGTACTCGTTTACGTTGTTGGTGACGAGGTCGAGGTCGCCGTCGTTGTCCAGATCGGCGTACGCCGCCCCGGTGCTCCGCAGCGGCGCGCCGAGCCCCCACGCGGCGGAGGCGTCGTCGAACCGCAGGTCGCCGGTGTTACGGAAGGCATAATTGGCCAGATCGGTAGCCGGGAGGACATCCATCAGATACTGGATATCGGCCGGCTCGAGCTTCGGTTTTCGCTGCACGTACCGGTGTTTGAAGGCGAGAAAGTCGCGATCGATCGTGTCGTGCAGGATCCCGTTCGTGATGAAGAGGTCCTTCCACCCGTCGTTGTCGAAATCCGCGATCAGCGGCGCCCAGCTCCAGTCGGTGGCGTGCACGCCGGCGAGCTGTCCGATTTCGCTGAAGCGGCCGTCGCCGGTGTTCAGCTGGAGCATGTTGCGGGTGTACTGGGCGTGGAAGCCCGACGCGAGGAAGCGGTCGAACCCGTCCCGGTCGTTGGGCGCGAACTGGGTCTTCTGCCGGGCGTTCGTCGCGCCGAGCATGTCCAGCACGACGATGTCGGACCAGCCGTCGTTGTTGAGGTCGGCCACGTCGACCCCCATCGAGGCGTTCGCGATATGCCCGATCCGATCCGCCAGCACGTCGGTGAACGTCCCGTCCCCGTTATTGCGATAGAGGTAGTCCGGCGGCGAATAGTCGTTGCCGACGTAGAGGTCCATCCAGCCGTCGTTGTCGAGGTCGGCCACGCCGGCCCCCAGGCTATAGGTGAGCGGGGAGCTGCGGATGCCGGCGCGCCGCGTCACATCCGTAAACCGGCCGGCGTCGTTGCGGTAGAGGCGGTTTCCGTGCACCGGGTCGTCCTTCTCGAGCTCTTCCCGCGTGCCCATCGGGTCCTGGTAGGGGGTGCGAGGGGTATTGTTGCCGATCAGGAAAAGATCGAGGTCGCCGTCGCGGTCGTAGTCGAAGAAGTGCGCCTGGTTGGTGGAATGCGGGTTGGCGAGGCCGAATGCGGCGGCCTGTTCCTCGAAGCGCGGCGTGCCGTCGGCCTCGTTGCCCTTGTTGATGTACAGTTCGTCGACGCGGCGATCGAGCGGCAGCTCGCCGGAATAGCTCACATAGAGGTCGAGCCGCCCGTCCCCGTCGACGTCCGCCATTGCCGCGCCGGTCTTCCAGGTATCCTTGCGGCCCGCGACGCCGGCAACCTCCGTCACGTCCTCGAACGTGAGCCCGCCCCGGTTCAGGTAGAGCCGGCCGTAGGTCATGTTGCCGGTGAAGTACAGATCTTCCAGCCCGTCTCCGTTGACGTCGCCCACCGCCACGCCGGCGCCGTTGGAGAAATACTCGTTGAGCAGATCGGTCCGCAACGGCGACGGGTGCTCCAGCAGCGTATTCTGGAAATCGATGCCCGTGCGCGCGGGGACCAGTTGCGCAAAGAGCGGTTCCTGGACCGGCGGCGTCGAGCGGGGGGCGTCGGCGCCGTCGGGCGCGCAGCCCGCCGCGAGAAGCAGGGTGCAGCCGAAAAGAAAAGCGGTCCGTGAATCGGGCATGATGCGGGCAGTGTGGGGGGATGTCACGCGGCGGATCGACCCCTAAGGTAACGTCTGCGGCGGTGCCGGTCCAAGGCCGCCTGCGTAAGGCGTCGTCGCACACCCGTTCGCGCCCTGGCACCGCGAGCCGGCGCGTCTCGGCCTGTCATCTCCCATCCGGCGCCGGCGTAGCTTGGCATGGGAGGGTTCTCCTCCTACCCCTATCAAACTGCTGCGCGATGTGTCGTTCCACGGGCGATGCGCGAACGATGCGTGGCGCGGAGGGTGCAGGCATGTCACGGATCGTTGCAGCTCTTCTCCGGATCCTTATCGCGCTCAGCCTCGCCGCCGCCGCCTTTCCGGGGCCGGCGTTCGGGGACGACCGCTCCTCGTCGCCTCCAGCACGCGCCGACTCCTTGCGACGGGGCGGGCGCTGGGCGCTGTTGCCCATCGTCTTTAATTCGCCGGACACCCGGCTCGCCTTCGGGGTGCTCCCGCAATACATCTTCTACACGGCGCCCGGCACGCGTCCCTCCGCGGCGCGGCTCGACGCCTACTACACCCAGAACCGGCAATTCCACGTCATCGTTCGGCCGCAGATCTGGCTGCCCGGGAACGCCTGGCGCCTTGCCGGCAAGTGGTCGTTCAAAAAATGGCCGACCTCGTTTTACGGCATCGGAACCGAAAGTCTCGCCGAGGCCGAGGAGCGGTTCACCGAACGGCTGGCCGACCTCACCTTCGAGGCGCAGCGTCAGCTCTATCCGGGCCTGTTTGCGGGGCTCAAATACAGCTTTCGCTACGGCAAGATCGTGGACATCGAGGCCGGCGGGTTGCTGGAGGATGGCGCGGTCGTCGGCAGCGCCGCCGGCCATGCCTCCGGGATCGGCGCGCTGGTGAGCTGGGATACGCGCGACAACGTCAACTTCCCGGCAAAGGGCAGCCTGTTTCAGGCGTCAGCGACCTTCTACGGCGGGGTGCTCGGGAGTGATTACCGGTTGGACAGATATTCGCTGGATCTCCGCCAGTACCTGACGCTGACCGGCCGGCACGTCCTTGCGCTTCAGGCCATCGCCACGCTTTCGACGGGCGAGCTGCCGTTCCGGATGCTGCCGGGCGTCGGCGAGAACCTGCGTGGATACGGCAGCATGCGCTATATCGACAACGACTGCCTGGTGCTCCAGGCCGAATACCGGATCGTCCCCATCTGGTGGCGCCTCGGCTTGACGGTGTTCGGCGGCGTGGGCGAGGTGGCCGGCCGGATGGCCGATTTTTCCTTCGACCGGCCCAAATGGGCGGTCGGCATCGGGCTCCGCTTCCTGCTCTTCACGGAAGAGCGCGTCACGATCCGCCAGGACTTCGCCTTCGGCCGCGACGCCTCGGGCGACTACCTGGATCTGAATGAAGCCTATTAATGCCATGCGTGCCCTATCCTGGTTTCGGCTCAGCGTGCTGGCGCTGCTCGGGGCGCTCGCCGGCGTCTGGGCAGGCCGGCTGGTCAACGACTACCTCGCCATCGAGATCGCCGACAAGACGCTCCCCGAGATGGCGCCCGTCCGCGTCGAGGCCGCCTACCCGTCGCTCCCCTTCCGGATGATCGACCTCGGCGGCGTCGGCATCGTGCCGGACAGCGCCCACTGGGGCTCCGACTATTCGCACAACAAAAAGCGATTCGACGGCGTCATCTTCGCCGAGCCGCCTTTTGTGGATTGGGATGCTTTCGAGCCGGTATATGCCCAGTTTACGGCCTACGTGGATCGGATGGCGTCGCTCGGCTTCAACGCCATCGAGATGCCGGGCTTTTTGCAGTATGTGGATTTCGATCGGGTGGAGGACGGCTACGCGGTGTATGCGGATTCGAGCCTGTACCGCCGCCGGCACGCCGCGGTGCGCGCCGCGTATGGGCGGATGTTCGCCTACGCGCGGGAAAAAGGGCTCCAGGTCATCCTCTCGACCGACATGGTCGCGCTGACGACGCCGCTCGAGGCCTACTTCGACCGCCGCTTCGGCGGTGCGGATGTCGAAAACGACGCCTTCTGGGAGGTGTACCGACAGGGGCTCGCCGAGCTGTTCGAGCGGATGCCGGAGGTGGCCGGCATGATGATCCGCATCGGCGAGGCCGGCAGCGTCTACAACCGCGAGGGATGGGATTACCGGAGCGAGCTGTGGGTCCGCAGCATCTCCTCTGTCCAGAAGATGCTCCAGGCCTTCACCGATGTGGCCGAGGCCTACGACCGGACCCTCATCTTCCGGACCTGGTCGGTCGGCGTCGGGCAGGTCGGCCGGATGCATACGAGCCCCGAGGCCTACGCCGCCGTGCTGGACGCCATCGACTCGGATCATCTCATCGTCTCGACCAAGTTCACGCAGGGCGATTTCTGGAACCACCTCCCCCTCAACCCGACCCTTTTTACAGGCCGGCACCGCCGCATCGTCGAGATGCAGGCCCGGCGGGAGTTCGAGGCGTTCACGGTCTTCCCGAACTATGTCGCGCCCCTGCACCAGGCGGCGCTGACCCGTTTTCTGACCGAAAATCCGCGCGTCGAGGGCGTCTGGGTGTGGGCGCAGGGCGGGGGGCCGCTGCGGCACGGGCCGTTGTTGATCTACCCGTTCCACGGCCTCTGGCTGTGGACCGACGCGAACGTGGTGGCCACGGCGCGGCTGCTGGACGATCCCGGCCGGCCGATCGAGGACATCACCCGCGCCTGGGTGACGGATGTCTTCGGCGACGATCCGCGCGTCGTCGATGCCCTCACCGAACTGCTGCTCTCCTCCCACGCCACCGCGGCGCGCGGCCTCACCATCCCGGCCTTCGCCCGCAAGGCGGTCACCGGCATGGGGCTGGAGGTGCCGCCGGTGATCTACAGCTACTGGGACATCGTGGGGGCGTCGACGTCCATCTTCAGCCATGTCTACGCCGTCACCCGCGGCGACATCGATGCGTCGATCGACGAGGCGTTCGCCACGGTGGATGAAGTCCGCCACATGCGCTCGCTGCTGGCCGACGTGTCCGGGGACATTCGGCAGGGCCGGGAGTGGGTGCCGGGGATGGCGGCTTCGCTGGTCTATGAGGAAAACCTGCTCGAGACCATGGCCTACCACAAGCAGTTCGCGCTGACCTTCTGGGAATGGATCGACCGCGGGGGCGCCGGCCCCTACACCACATGGCACGCGGCCATCGGCGCGTTCAAGGAGGCGCAGCGCCGGCATCGCGCCGGCTATCAGGGCAACCTGGATTTTCCCGCCTACAACTTCGAACTCGTGGATCGCAGCATGCGGCAGGCCGAGCGGACCGAAGGGGTCGTCTGGGCCGCGCGGTTCCTCGCGCTCCTCACGGCGATCCTGTTGATCTCAGCCCTGCGGAGCCGGCGCCGGGGCGCGTTGCCCGGGTGGATGGCGCTGCATCTCGGGGTCCTCGCCGGCACCGTCATGGCGTTCTCGTTTTTTGACGCGCCGGCGTTCACGCTCACCACCGGCGCGCCGATGCTGCTGTACGCCCTCGGGCTGCGGTACGGCCTGTTCAGGGACGACCCGAGCGCCTATCGCCTTGCCGTCGCGCCGCTCCTCGCGATGGGGCTCCTGCTCCTGCTCACGCTTTCGGTGCGCGGCCCGTTTTATTTCTGGCTGCGTTTCTGGCTGGGCGATGGTTTTCGGCTGGCGCTGTTCGGGGGCATCGGACTGCTGGGCATGGCGCATCTGGCCCTGCTCCTGCAGCGGGCGCCGGGTGGGCGCCTCCAGGGCTGGGGGTGGTGGCTGACCCTCACGGGCGCCGGCGTGGGGCTCTATGGCCTCTTTCATCTCGCCTACGGCTTCGAGGCCCTGCTCTCGCGGCTGAACGACGAATTGCTCCTGCTGCCCGGCATGGTTTCGCGGATCATGGGGATCACGACGCACCTGAATATCCCCCTCGAAATTCCGGGCTACCTCGCCGCGATCGGGGCGGGGCTGCTGGCTACCGGCCTGCTGCTGCTCGCCACGCGCCGACGATTGTATAGCCGCTTACCGCAGACGACGTAGCGCGTGCCGACACATTCAACCTCCTGAGGGCCTGATCAGGACGCGGCATCGGCGGCTTCGGCCGGCGCATCGGCGCAGGGCACGCCGGCCAGCGCCTCGGCCAGCTTTTCGAGGCGGATGGGTTTGCTCAGGTGACGGTCCATGCCGGCGGCCAGGCAGGCCTCGACGTCCTCACCCATCGCATTGGCGGTGAGGGCCACGATGTACGGCTGGGTCAGGTCGGTGAGGGCGCGGAGCCGTTTTGTGGCCGTGATGCCATCCATTTCGGGCATCTGGACGTCCATCAGGACGACGTCGTAGCCGCGCTGACGGAACAGATCGAGCACTTCGAGCCCGTTGGCGGCGATGTCGGCCCGGTAGCCGAGTCGTTCGAGCATGCGCAGTGCCACCTTCTGGTTCACCGTGTTGTCCTCCGCGAGCAGGATGCGGAGCGCACGCGCGGACGTTGCCGCGCCAACCGCCGGCGTTTCGACGACCTCGGGAGGAGCGGTGGCGGACGGCAGGACGGCCGTCAGCGTAAAGGTGGTCCCCACGCCCTGCTCGCTGGCGATCGACAGCTCCCCGCCCATCAGTTCGACGAGGTGTTTGCTGATGGACAGGCCGAGCCCGGTGCCGCCGTATTTGCGGGTGGTGGACGAATCGGCCTGCGAAAAGGGCTGGAAAAGTTGCGAGAGCCGGTCCGGCGGGATGCCGATCCCGGTGTCGGCGACGGTGATGCAAACCCGCCGGCCGTCGCCGGCCGGCTGGACGCCCAGGGTCACGCCGCCCTCGTGGGTAAACTTCACGGCGTTGCCGGTGAGGTTGACGAGCACCTGGCGCAGACGGGTGATGTCGCCCTCCACCCAGTCGGGCGCCCCGGGCTCGAACGCCTGCTTGAGGTAGAGCCCCTTCTGCTGCGCCGCGTGCGCGATGATGTCGAGCGCCTCGCTCACGCACTGCCGCAGCGAGAAGGGCTGGACCTCGAGTTCGACCTTGCCGGCCTCGATCTTCGAGAAATCGAGGATATCGTTGATGATCGCCAGCAGCGCGTTGCCCGAGCTGTGGATGATCTCGACGCTTTCGCGCTGCTCCTCGGTCAGCTCGGTTTCTTCGAGCAGGCTCGCCATGCCGATCACGCCGTTCATGGGCGTGCGGATCTCGTGGCTCATCGTGGCGAGGAACGTGCTTTTGGCCCGGGTGGCCGCTTCCGCGCGCTCGAGCTGCTGCGCCATCTGCGCGTTCAGCACCTGGAGGCGGTGGAGCATCGTGCGGTAAAATAGCGGCAGCACCACGAGGCCGGCGGCGAGGCCGAGCAACAGCGCCTTGTTTTCCTGCCAGAACGGGCTGATCGCGAGCAGCGAGAGGATCAGGACGACCCCGACGGCCGCCGCGGCCAGCAAATAATTCACGCCGTAGCGCATCCCGTTCCCGAGGATGATCCACAGGTACACGGCGTAGAAGGCGGTCCCGATGGTTTCTCCAAAATACAGCACCATCGTGACCATCGACAGGTCGCCCACGATGACGGCCGCGCGGCGGAACACATAGGTGCCGGGCCGGCGCTTCACCCATACCGCCCAGACGCTGGCAAAAACAAGGTAGACGCCGCACAGGCCGGCCGCCACCCGCATCGATGCGTGGTCCAGCGCAATCCACAGGTACAGGGCGATGGACGCGAACACGACGTTCATGACGATGCGCGCGATCGCCTGGGAATATTCCTCGTCAATGGGGGGCTTCTGCTCGACGGGCGTCTGACTCATGATGTCGATGCCGTGGAAGGCGGATGAACCGCGCGAAAATGATCGGTTACAGACGACGCGACGGGGTGAGTCGCGAGAGAAGCGTCGTGCGGCGCCATGGGTCGAGGGCGGCCGAAGGCAGGACGTGCGGAAAGCGCTGGCCGGCGCCTCCTGTCAGGACATGTATCGACCGAATAGGCCCGATGATAAGCGGCGCGGAGGATGGGTCATGGCAGCCGGGCCGAACCCGTTCACGGCCTCAGGCGTCTTCGCCGGCCGGGTGCGGCGCCGGCTGGGATTCGGCCGCCTCCGTCTCCGCCGCGCCGTCGGACGGCGGTTCGCCCGGCGCCGCAACAGGCTCCAGCATGCCCGAGAACGCGGTGCCGTAGAAGTCCCACACCGTCACAAAAAGCGCCGCGACGATGGGGCCGATAAAAAATCCGATCCCTCCGAACAGCGACAGGCCCCCGACGATGCCGAGGAAGACGAGGAGGTCGGACATCTGGGTGTCCTTGCCCACCAGGCGCGGGCGGAGCACGTTATCCGCGAGCCCCACCACGACGGCGCACCAGATCGCGACGGCGATGCCGGCGCCGGTGTGCCCCGTCGCGATCAGATAGATCACGCCGGGCACCCACACGATCGCGGCCCCGAGCAGGGGGATGGTCGACAGCACGGCCATCACCGTCCCCCAGAACACGGCGCCGCCGATGCCGGCGAACGCGAAGGACGCGCCGGCCAGCCCGCCCTGCACCACGCCGATGATCAATGCGCCCCGAAGGCTCGCGCTCGTGACCGAGACGAATTTGTGCACCAGCAGCTGCTTGTCCTCACTCCGCATGGGGATTAAGTAGAGGATGCGGTCCAGCAGTGCCCGGCCATCCACCAGGAAGAAGAAGATGGCGTAGAGCATGATCCCGATGTGCAGGAAGAACAGCGCGGTGCCCGTGGTGACCGAGGCGACATTGGTGATCACGAAGTCGCCGACGCGCTGGACGACGTCGCCGAGGCGCGTGAGGATTTCAGACTGGTAGGGCTCGATGTAGCTGGCGAAGGGCATGCGATCCAGCCACTCGCGCACCACGTTCGGCTGCTGCATCAGCTCCTCGACCTTCGGGCGTACGGTCTTGATGATATCGGCGGCTTCCGCGGCGACGATGCCGAGAAAACCGCTGAGCGGGCCCCCGACGAGCAGGAGCAGGAGGAGGATCGTCAACGTCGATGCCAGACCCGGCCGGTTGCCGACACGCCGCAAGAGGCGGACGTACAGCGGGTGCGCCATCCCCGTCACGATGGCGGCCATGAGGAGCGTCAGGATGTACTGCTGGATCATCGCCATGAACAGCATCGAAATGGCGAGGACGAGAAGCAGCAGAAAGGTGCGTCGAAAAAGCAGCGGCGTCGGTTCCATGCCGTTTCCTGCGGAACCGCCGTGCAGCGGGCCCGCGAAGCACTGAGTGAGGGATGAGGGTTGGGGAACCGCCCGGAGCTTATTCCCGGGGCAGGAACGCTTTCACCAGCCGGCCACTGAGCCGCTGCAGCTCTGTCTCGGCCCGCTTGGCCTCGAACTGCGCGACGAGCAACAGGCTTTGCGCGCGGGTCAGGGTCTCCTGCACCTCGCGCAACTCGATCGAGGTGATGGTGCCCAGTTCGAAGCGTTCGAGCGCAATATCGACGTTTTGACGCGCAAGCGCCAGATTCTCCCGCTCGATATCGATCAGGGCCAGGCTGTTGCGGTAGTCCTGGTCCGCCCGGCTGATGTCGGACTGGAGCCGGGTCGTGATGTCGTCGATGACGAGATCGGCGTTGCGCAGCCTGATTTCGGCGTTTTGCGCCCGCCGGCGGCGGTTCATCCCGTCGAACAGGTTCATGTTCAGGCTGATGCCGTAGGTGATGTCTTTCGACTCGTTCGACAGCAGGAAGCCGGCTTCGGCGTTCAGGTTGGAATAGTTGAGGCCGGCGTTGACATCCACCGAGGGCAGCCATTCGGAGAGGACCTCGCGCGACTGGATCAGCGCGACCTGCCGGGCCATCCGGGCCACCATGAGCGTCTTGTTGCGGCCCAGCGATTCGGCTTCGAGCGTATCGCGGGCGACGGGGGGATCGAGCGCTATGCTGTCCACGACCGTGTAGTCCAGCGAGAGCGGCCGCACGAGCAGCTGGTTGAAATCCGCGCGGGCATTGACGAGGGCGGTCCGCTGGCGCAGCACGCTGGCGCGGTCGGCGTTGAGGTCCAGCCGGGCCTGGCGCACTTCGAGCTCCGAGGCCGACCCGAGGTCGCGCCGCAGTTCCACGATGCGCATGCGCTCCTCCGAGATGGCGACGGCCTCCTCGAGGACCCGGAGCTGCTGCTGCTGGCGCGCGAGGTCGTAGTAGGAGACCACGACGTCGGTGAGGATCAGCTCGGTCGTGTTGTCCGCCCGGTATTCCTCCTCGCTGAGCACGGTCTTGAGCCGGTCGTAGGCCCGGTAGCGCCCGAACCCGTCGAAGACGGTCCAGCTGAATCCCACGCCG contains:
- a CDS encoding TolC family protein, with translation MMRIYLTLLVGLMLAAPAGAQDVLTLREAIDLAMQKNYDIQIARNEIEIASNDATLGNAGFLPVSDLNLSAGRTVANTKQSFLSGQTTERNGALTQRQAAGVGFSWTVFDGFGRYRAYDRLKTVLSEEEYRADNTTELILTDVVVSYYDLARQQQQLRVLEEAVAISEERMRIVELRRDLGSASELEVRQARLDLNADRASVLRQRTALVNARADFNQLLVRPLSLDYTVVDSIALDPPVARDTLEAESLGRNKTLMVARMARQVALIQSREVLSEWLPSVDVNAGLNYSNLNAEAGFLLSNESKDITYGISLNMNLFDGMNRRRRAQNAEIRLRNADLVIDDITTRLQSDISRADQDYRNSLALIDIERENLALARQNVDIALERFELGTITSIELREVQETLTRAQSLLLVAQFEAKRAETELQRLSGRLVKAFLPRE
- a CDS encoding AI-2E family transporter is translated as MEPTPLLFRRTFLLLLVLAISMLFMAMIQQYILTLLMAAIVTGMAHPLYVRLLRRVGNRPGLASTLTILLLLLLVGGPLSGFLGIVAAEAADIIKTVRPKVEELMQQPNVVREWLDRMPFASYIEPYQSEILTRLGDVVQRVGDFVITNVASVTTGTALFFLHIGIMLYAIFFFLVDGRALLDRILYLIPMRSEDKQLLVHKFVSVTSASLRGALIIGVVQGGLAGASFAFAGIGGAVFWGTVMAVLSTIPLLGAAIVWVPGVIYLIATGHTGAGIAVAIWCAVVVGLADNVLRPRLVGKDTQMSDLLVFLGIVGGLSLFGGIGFFIGPIVAALFVTVWDFYGTAFSGMLEPVAAPGEPPSDGAAETEAAESQPAPHPAGEDA
- a CDS encoding BamA/TamA family outer membrane protein, which translates into the protein MSRIVAALLRILIALSLAAAAFPGPAFGDDRSSSPPARADSLRRGGRWALLPIVFNSPDTRLAFGVLPQYIFYTAPGTRPSAARLDAYYTQNRQFHVIVRPQIWLPGNAWRLAGKWSFKKWPTSFYGIGTESLAEAEERFTERLADLTFEAQRQLYPGLFAGLKYSFRYGKIVDIEAGGLLEDGAVVGSAAGHASGIGALVSWDTRDNVNFPAKGSLFQASATFYGGVLGSDYRLDRYSLDLRQYLTLTGRHVLALQAIATLSTGELPFRMLPGVGENLRGYGSMRYIDNDCLVLQAEYRIVPIWWRLGLTVFGGVGEVAGRMADFSFDRPKWAVGIGLRFLLFTEERVTIRQDFAFGRDASGDYLDLNEAY
- a CDS encoding ATP-binding protein — its product is MSQTPVEQKPPIDEEYSQAIARIVMNVVFASIALYLWIALDHASMRVAAGLCGVYLVFASVWAVWVKRRPGTYVFRRAAVIVGDLSMVTMVLYFGETIGTAFYAVYLWIILGNGMRYGVNYLLAAAAVGVVLILSLLAISPFWQENKALLLGLAAGLVVLPLFYRTMLHRLQVLNAQMAQQLERAEAATRAKSTFLATMSHEIRTPMNGVIGMASLLEETELTEEQRESVEIIHSSGNALLAIINDILDFSKIEAGKVELEVQPFSLRQCVSEALDIIAHAAQQKGLYLKQAFEPGAPDWVEGDITRLRQVLVNLTGNAVKFTHEGGVTLGVQPAGDGRRVCITVADTGIGIPPDRLSQLFQPFSQADSSTTRKYGGTGLGLSISKHLVELMGGELSIASEQGVGTTFTLTAVLPSATAPPEVVETPAVGAATSARALRILLAEDNTVNQKVALRMLERLGYRADIAANGLEVLDLFRQRGYDVVLMDVQMPEMDGITATKRLRALTDLTQPYIVALTANAMGEDVEACLAAGMDRHLSKPIRLEKLAEALAGVPCADAPAEAADAAS